In Desulfobotulus mexicanus, a genomic segment contains:
- a CDS encoding DUF6178 family protein — translation MTTQSLSPHEERLMALATKRRHLETLSEEEALDVLLSDPQALPLVHSYPEEDFFLLMHRIGPDDFLPVLSMATDRQWHFIVDQECWEKDVPDYGAMSLWLCRFLRAAPKRFVKFMVEEDGDLMDVWLFRNLEVRIREHDEDPSDFPDGFATLDDVLYFRLKPMPEDESNPEEREAREEALQIFIRSLADTSHPLYFRILQEMSWSIPAELEEAALHWRRVRLAEKGFIPAEEAGGLFQPLKEGELESRGKKVFAKTTEERVFSIPEQGLRMASMDSVFSEALVVLDTENVLADLYLEMAALCNRFIGSGGKVLRSREELDAAGLAVMGYIRVGIARITGEREPSPQACTAVLRTYRLDFIFRAGAGPVMRLKWKVGDWYKKAWFRRSGLALSFWDEEGMGLLGGFLLDMPLRFDAAASGGTYYVPFDSDGDLVRAEGEVDDILALDDVFALLGLEEVDGMGRLLTWKNMLLTLWVQDRLGEGSNRLVPVHEERFRSFFSILRKKTAGGFSIPIEIRNDFLAWLSERTGLLPAVLADRTGAVLEKLFMDLEEEIAGIPAGSMPDHRYMRFFLLRQA, via the coding sequence ATGACAACCCAGTCCCTTTCCCCCCATGAAGAGCGTCTGATGGCCCTTGCGACAAAAAGACGCCACCTGGAGACACTTTCCGAAGAAGAAGCCCTTGATGTTCTTCTCTCGGACCCGCAGGCCCTGCCTCTGGTTCATTCTTATCCGGAGGAGGATTTTTTTCTTCTGATGCACCGCATCGGGCCAGATGATTTTCTGCCTGTGCTTTCCATGGCAACGGACAGGCAGTGGCATTTCATAGTTGATCAGGAATGCTGGGAAAAGGATGTGCCGGATTATGGAGCGATGAGTCTCTGGCTCTGCCGCTTTCTCCGGGCTGCGCCCAAACGTTTTGTGAAGTTCATGGTGGAAGAAGATGGAGACCTGATGGATGTCTGGCTTTTTCGGAATCTGGAGGTGCGCATCCGGGAGCACGATGAAGATCCTTCTGATTTTCCCGACGGTTTTGCCACCCTGGATGATGTGCTGTATTTTAGGCTTAAGCCCATGCCTGAAGATGAAAGTAATCCCGAAGAAAGGGAAGCCAGAGAGGAAGCCCTGCAGATTTTTATACGCAGTCTTGCGGATACATCCCACCCTCTTTATTTCCGTATATTACAGGAAATGTCATGGTCCATTCCCGCAGAACTGGAGGAAGCTGCCCTTCACTGGCGCAGGGTACGTCTGGCAGAAAAGGGTTTTATTCCCGCAGAAGAGGCAGGCGGACTTTTCCAGCCCCTGAAGGAGGGTGAGCTTGAAAGCCGGGGGAAAAAAGTTTTTGCAAAAACGACAGAGGAGAGGGTTTTCTCCATTCCTGAGCAGGGTCTTCGTATGGCATCCATGGATTCTGTTTTTTCCGAAGCACTGGTAGTTCTGGATACAGAGAATGTACTGGCGGATCTTTATCTGGAAATGGCGGCGCTGTGCAACCGGTTCATCGGTTCAGGGGGAAAGGTACTGCGTTCCCGTGAAGAGCTGGATGCCGCAGGCCTTGCCGTAATGGGATATATACGGGTAGGTATTGCCCGTATCACCGGAGAAAGGGAGCCTTCTCCTCAGGCCTGTACGGCGGTTTTGCGGACCTATCGTTTGGATTTTATCTTCCGGGCGGGGGCTGGTCCTGTGATGCGGCTGAAATGGAAGGTGGGGGACTGGTACAAAAAGGCCTGGTTCCGCAGAAGCGGGCTTGCCCTTTCCTTCTGGGATGAGGAGGGCATGGGGCTTCTGGGGGGATTTTTGCTGGATATGCCCCTTCGTTTTGATGCAGCAGCATCCGGTGGGACTTATTATGTCCCCTTTGATTCCGATGGGGATCTTGTCAGGGCAGAAGGGGAGGTGGATGACATTTTGGCTCTGGACGATGTTTTTGCCTTGCTGGGCCTTGAGGAAGTGGATGGTATGGGGAGACTTCTGACCTGGAAGAATATGCTTTTGACCCTCTGGGTTCAGGACAGGCTGGGAGAAGGAAGTAACAGGCTTGTGCCCGTGCATGAAGAGCGTTTCCGCTCTTTTTTCAGTATTTTGAGGAAAAAAACAGCAGGGGGATTTTCAATACCCATTGAAATAAGAAATGATTTTCTGGCCTGGCTTTCAGAGCGTACCGGGCTTTTACCCGCCGTACTGGCGGACAGGACGGGTGCTGTTCTGGAGAAGCTTTTTATGGATCTGGAAGAAGAGATAGCTGGTATTCCTGCAGGTTCCATGCCTGATCACAGATACATGCGGTTTTTTCTTTTGAGGCAGGCTTAA